One stretch of Gouania willdenowi chromosome 16, fGouWil2.1, whole genome shotgun sequence DNA includes these proteins:
- the snx10b gene encoding sorting nexin-10B codes for MREESVKFLPQPISSVWVRDPKMQKNDFWNAYIDYEVCLQTNSVCFTKKISSVRRRYSEFVWLRQKLQENSMLMVELPALPPKTPFFSMNNARQVSHRMKGLQRFLEQILQSAQLLSDSCLHLFLQSQLSVAKMEACAAGRTHYSVAQAVSCCGLRRFHSEEELHKHLDVSCDSESDCSDCKHPEDQNENSSEEKAEEPVLFDLLQNSQEETLSCSSGST; via the exons ATGAGAGAAGAAAGTGTCAAGTTTTTACCTCAG CCGATCAGCAGCGTGTGGGTGCGAGACCCAAAGATGCAAAAGAACGATTTTTGGAATGCTTACATTGACTATGAAGTTTGTTTGCAA ACGAACAGTGTGTGCTTCACTAAGAAGATCTCCAGTGTGAGGAGGCGATACAGTGAGTTTGTATGGCTAAGGCAGAAACTTCAGGAAAATTCAATGCTCAT GGTGGAGCTACCCGCACTTCCCCCAAAAACCCCCTTTTTCAGCATGAACAACGCCCGGCAGGTCTCACACCGGATGAAAGGACTCCAGAGGTTTTTAGAAca GATCCTTCAGAGCGCTCAACTGCTCTCCGACAGCTGCCTCCATCTTTTCCTGCAGTCCCAGCTCAGCGTGGCCAAGATGGAGGCCTGTGCTGCTGGTAGGACTCATTACAGCGTGGCTCAGGCTGTGAGCTGCTGTGGTCTGAGGAGGTTTCACTCAGAGGAGGAGCTGCACAAACACCTCGACGTGTCATGTGACTCTGAATCCGATTG CTCAGACTGCAAACATCCAGAAGACCAGAATGAGAATTCCAGTGAAGAGAAAGCAGAGGAGCCTGTTTTGTTTGATCTACTGCAGAACAGCCAGGAGGAAACGCTGAGCTGCTCCTCTGGTTCTACATGA
- the LOC114477848 gene encoding golgin subfamily A member 6-like protein 22, with product MALNRIKKFFMRKEAEDSNFVTVDQQPQVTLERYEETMEQKSRILENVEEGQQPVEEEQRNRKEELQQEEVQLHQYFISLLKEEKKIQLEQKRLQRLELKLKNKQPIKKQDYLQQEKLKLQGVSQALQKLEWQQIEQMKDRLKKQNEQLRGEEKIHQEASQELAEKQEYLQQVELQQQEISLFLQEMQKKQEEEQQEMEQMEDQLNHKRQKQQLLKEAVRCFEQDSRKNMEQLQQQHLLQTRVKLKEINQRELRLQEQKEELKNIVEKVELLAEECEKWEVEEHRQVERLREMEDKLQELISQKKKSLFKKLKQMLL from the coding sequence ATGGCTCTGAACAGAATTAAGAAGTTCTTTATGCGTAAGGAAGCTGAAGATTCTAATTTTGTCACGGTGGATCAGCAACCGCAGGTGACATTGGAGAGGTATGAGGAGACCATGGAGCAGAAAAGTAGGATTCTGGAGAATGTGGAGGAGGGGCAGCAGCCAGTTGAAGAAGAGCAGCGGAACCGAAAAGAAGAACTGCAGCAGGAGGAGGTCCAACTGCACCAGTACTTCATCTCGCtgctgaaggaggagaagaaaataCAGCTGGAACAGAAGCGACTACAGCGGTTGGAGCTAAAGCTAAAGAACAAGCAGCCGATTAAGAAACAAGACTATCTGCAGCAGGAGAAACTCAAACTACAGGGGGTTTCACAGGCACTGCAGAAATTGGAGTGGCAGCAAATTGAGCAGATGAAGGATAGACTTAAAAAGCAAAACGAGCAGCTGAGAGGTGAGGAGAAGATCCACCAGGAGGCCTCACAAGAGCTGGCTGAGAAACAAGAGTATCTGCAGCAGGTGGAACTCCAACAGCAGGAGATTTCACTGTTCCTGCAGGAAATGCAGaagaagcaggaggaggagcagcaggAAATGGAACAGATGGAGGATCAGCTTAATCATAAGAGACAGAAGCAACAACTCCTGAAGGAGGCCGTCCGTTGCTTTGAGCAAGACAGCCGGAAGAACAtggagcagctgcagcagcagcaccttCTGCAGACACGCGTGAAGCTAAAAGAGATCAATCAGAGAGAGCTGAGGTTGCAGGAGCAAAAAGAGGAGCTGAAGAACATAGTGGAGAAAGTGGAACTCCTGGCAGAAGAATGTGAGAAGTGGGAGGTGGAAGAACACCGACAAGTGGAGAGGCTGCGTGAGATGGAGGACAAGCTCCAAGAACTGAtctcacagaagaagaaaagcttGTTCAAAAAGCTGAAACAGATGCTTCTTTAA
- the skap2 gene encoding src kinase-associated phosphoprotein 2 → MDFRVSEPQLLPCPAEPQSFSVGPTTSGTMRAIPDELTTLISDLELFLSHGLKGENLSKKAKEKRETFIKRIKDVKLCFPQDFKDKEGGDESGDEEEVDSNNDGGSLHSERMDKDEETYEGAQHAPPVAAQDLTSVFKAGYLEKRRKDHSFFGTEWQKRWCALSHHTFYYYGAEKDKQQKGDFNINGYSVKMNNTLRKDLKKDCCFEISTADKRDYQFCASSVKEAEEWVKHINLVLNDMTGYIPEDDDEDQETYDDVIQMPKTDEPDDDDDEDIYEELPDEEPTPPKPPPKVEPSSKPIPPAAVDKSTDYPNYYQGLWDCIADQSDELSFKRGEVIYILSKKYHSFGWWIGEKNGAVGIVPKEYLIELYVL, encoded by the exons ATGGACTTCCGTGTGTCTGAGCCTCAGCTGCTTCCGTGTCCTGCAGAGCCGCAAAGTTTCTCTGTTGGACCAACAACAAGTGGCACCATGAGAGCCATTCCCGACGAGTTAACCACGCTCATCTCAG ATCTGGAGCTATTCCTCAGCCATGGCTTAAAGGGAGAAAACCTCTCTAAGAAAGCCAAAGAGAAGAGAGAGACCTTCATTAAAAGAATCAAAGATGTCAAACTTTG TTTTCCACAGGATTTTAAagacaaag AAGGTGGAGACGAGTCTGGTGATGAGGAAGAAGTGGACAGTAACAATGACGGAGGCTCGCTGCACTCAGAGCGCATGGACAAAGATGAAGAAACCTACGAAG GTGCTCAGCATGCTCCACCTGTAGCAGCCCAGGATCTGACTTCTGTCTTCAAAGCAGGATATCTGGAGAAACGCAGGAAGG ATCACAGTTTCTTTGGTACCGAGTGGCAGAAGAGATGGTGCGCTCTGAGCCATCACACCTTCTACTATTATGGTGCTGAGAAAG ACAAGCAGCAAAAGGGCGACTTCAATATCAACGGCTACTCGGTTAAAATGAACAACACGCTACGAAAGGACTTGAAAAAAGACTGCTGCTTTGAAATTTCCACCGCAGACAAGCGAGACTATCAG TTTTGTGCGTCATCGGTTAAAGAAGCAGAGGAATGGGTGAAACATATCAACCTTGTATTAAatg atatgacGGGCTACATCCCTGAGGATGACGATGAGGATCAGGAAACGTATGATGATGTCATACAGATGCCCAAGACAGATGAgccagatgatgatgatgatgaagacatTTATGAAGAACTTCCAG ATGAGGAGCCCACTCCACCCAAACCCCCTCCTAAAGTGGAACCCTCGAGCAAACCCATTCCCCCTGCTGCAG TTGATAAGAGCACTGACTACCCCAACTACTACCAAGGCTTATGGGATTGCATAGCAGATCAATCTGATGAGCTGTCCTTCAAACGGGGAGAGGTCATCTACATCCTGAGCAAG AAATACCACAGCTTTGGCTGGTGGATTGGAGAGAAGAACGGAGCTGTCGGCATCGTTCCCAAAGAATACCTGATAGAGCTGTATGTGTTGTAG